One segment of Pantoea sp. Lij88 DNA contains the following:
- the aaeR gene encoding HTH-type transcriptional activator AaeR, with the protein MERLKGMSVFARVVELGSFTAAARQLHLSVSSISQIVAKLEDALQVKLLNRSTRSIGLTEAGKIYYQGCRRMLAEATQVHEQLYAFNNTPIGVLRIGSSSTMAQNVLAGMTSDMLREYPGLSVNLVTGVPAPDLIADGLDLVIRVGALKDSSLFSRRLGAMPMVVCAAKSYLAQHGTPEKPGDIDNFSWLEYSVRPDNNFELIAPEGLVTRLAPQGRFVTNDSLTLIRWLKSGNGIAYVPMMWVIDEITAGEIDILFPQYQSDPRPVYALYTEKDKLPLKVQVCIDYLTGYFEQVAEQYQQHRKS; encoded by the coding sequence ATGGAACGACTGAAAGGCATGTCTGTCTTCGCCAGAGTAGTTGAACTGGGCTCATTTACCGCTGCGGCGCGTCAGCTTCATCTGAGCGTCTCATCGATTAGCCAGATCGTCGCGAAACTGGAAGATGCATTGCAGGTTAAGCTGCTGAATCGCAGTACCCGCAGTATCGGGCTGACCGAAGCGGGTAAAATCTATTATCAGGGCTGCCGTCGTATGCTGGCGGAAGCGACGCAGGTGCATGAGCAGCTCTATGCGTTTAACAACACGCCGATTGGCGTACTGCGGATTGGCAGCTCCTCGACCATGGCGCAGAACGTGTTAGCCGGTATGACCAGCGATATGCTGCGGGAATATCCCGGCCTGAGTGTGAATCTGGTCACCGGCGTGCCGGCTCCGGATCTGATTGCGGATGGTCTGGATCTGGTGATTCGGGTAGGCGCTTTAAAAGATTCCAGCCTCTTTTCCCGTCGCCTTGGCGCGATGCCGATGGTGGTGTGCGCCGCCAAAAGCTATCTGGCGCAGCACGGCACGCCGGAGAAGCCGGGTGACATTGATAATTTTTCCTGGCTGGAATATAGCGTTCGGCCCGACAACAATTTCGAGCTGATTGCGCCGGAAGGCCTGGTAACCCGCCTGGCACCACAGGGGCGTTTCGTGACTAATGATTCGCTGACGCTGATCCGCTGGCTGAAGTCGGGCAATGGCATCGCCTATGTGCCGATGATGTGGGTGATTGATGAGATTACCGCAGGCGAGATCGATATTCTGTTTCCGCAGTATCAGTCCGATCCGCGTCCGGTCTATGCGCTCTATACCGAGAAGGATAAGTT
- the aaeX gene encoding p-hydroxybenzoic acid efflux pump operon protein AaeX has translation MSVLPVFVMFGLSFPPVFIELIISLMLFWLVKRVLTPSGIYDLVWHPALFNTALYCCVFYLVSRLLV, from the coding sequence ATGAGTGTGCTTCCGGTATTTGTCATGTTTGGGCTCTCTTTTCCGCCCGTTTTCATCGAACTTATTATTTCACTGATGCTGTTCTGGTTAGTGAAACGCGTGCTGACGCCGAGCGGTATCTACGATCTTGTCTGGCATCCGGCACTTTTTAATACAGCGCTTTACTGCTGTGTGTTTTACCTTGTCTCCCGTTTATTAGTCTGA
- the aaeA gene encoding p-hydroxybenzoic acid efflux pump subunit AaeA has protein sequence MKALIRKIARYAITILLVIIAVVIIFRAWVFYTESPWTRDARFAADVVAISPDVTGLITEVPVHDNQLVKKGDTLFVVDRPRYQKALDQAQADVEYYQALVSEKRREAGRRNQLGTSAMSREAIEQSNNDLQTSEHQLAKSVATRDLAAIDLERTTVKAPSDGWVTNLNVYQGEFITRGSVAVALVQQHSFYVLAYLEETKLHGVEKGFRAEVTPLGSNIVLRGTVDSVAAGVTNSSSSVDSKGMATVDSNLEWVRLAQRVPVRIRLDQQPGNRFPAGTTATVVITGQADRQPEHVSPMIRLFNRLREFG, from the coding sequence GTGAAAGCACTCATAAGAAAAATCGCGCGCTACGCGATCACTATCCTGCTGGTCATCATCGCTGTGGTTATCATCTTCCGCGCCTGGGTGTTCTATACCGAATCGCCCTGGACCCGTGATGCGCGTTTCGCGGCTGACGTGGTGGCGATCTCGCCGGATGTTACCGGCCTGATTACCGAGGTTCCGGTACATGACAACCAGCTGGTGAAGAAGGGCGATACGCTGTTTGTCGTTGACCGTCCGCGCTATCAGAAAGCGCTCGATCAGGCTCAGGCGGATGTTGAATACTACCAGGCGCTGGTCAGTGAGAAACGTCGCGAAGCCGGACGCCGTAATCAGCTTGGTACCTCAGCGATGTCCCGCGAGGCGATCGAGCAGTCCAACAACGATCTGCAAACCAGCGAGCATCAGCTGGCGAAATCGGTGGCGACACGCGATCTGGCGGCGATCGACCTTGAGCGCACCACCGTGAAAGCGCCTTCCGATGGCTGGGTCACCAACCTCAATGTTTACCAGGGCGAGTTTATTACCCGGGGTTCTGTGGCGGTGGCGCTGGTTCAGCAGCACTCTTTCTATGTGCTGGCTTACCTGGAAGAGACCAAACTGCACGGCGTGGAGAAGGGCTTCCGCGCAGAAGTGACCCCGCTCGGCAGCAATATTGTGCTGCGTGGCACCGTCGACAGTGTGGCGGCGGGCGTGACCAACAGCAGCAGCTCGGTCGACAGCAAAGGGATGGCAACGGTAGATTCCAACCTGGAGTGGGTCCGTCTGGCGCAGCGTGTGCCGGTCCGCATCCGGCTTGATCAGCAGCCCGGCAACCGCTTCCCGGCGGGAACCACGGCAACGGTAGTTATCACCGGTCAGGCCGATCGTCAGCCTGAGCATGTTTCACCGATGATCCGACTGTTTAATCGCCTGCGTGAGTTTGGTTAA
- the aaeB gene encoding p-hydroxybenzoic acid efflux pump subunit AaeB: MIQFLRFPVKLTFALVLALMVGFHLNLETPRWAVMTAGIVAGGTAFAAGGDPYSGALRYRGVLRIIGTFIGCIAALTIMIATVRAPVVMLLLCCIWAGLCVWLSSLIKVENSYALGLAGYTALIIVVTADASGGLTLVPQYAVERCSEIVLGILCAILADMIFSPRSIKKVIDAEVDSLLVAHYHLLQLCVAHGDKEEVDKAWGALVRRTTALNSMRSQLMMESSRWKNSNRRLQMLNTLSLTLITQAAETFLIQNSRPDYIPPQYRLMIAKPAITVEEVHKRMKVMRRVIGASGKSTPDTLTSWVGAATEYLLLLKGIKSNSRITSLEEGIFQREVVIQARSAETHHAMINGIRTFVATALGSLFWLYTGWTSGSGCMVMLAVITALAMRMPNPLMMAKDFLYGMTVAVPLGALYFMYVLPATQQSALLLCIAIGLLGFIGGIFIQRRQLGTLGALIGTLNVLVLDNPMQFHLNVFLDNVLGQVIGCFVAMMVILLIRDKSKARTGRKLLNRFMYAAVSAMTTNQARRRENHLPALYQQLFLLLNLFPGDINKYRIALTLIIGHQRLRDAEVPVNADLSAYHRQLRYTADRVISASSDDKRRYYFERLLKELDVYQEKLAHYEAPVSVTEPVKRLAMMLDKYQNTLIQI; the protein is encoded by the coding sequence ATGATCCAGTTCCTGCGGTTCCCGGTAAAGCTCACCTTTGCGCTGGTGTTAGCGCTGATGGTCGGCTTTCATCTCAACCTTGAAACCCCACGCTGGGCGGTGATGACCGCCGGCATCGTGGCGGGCGGCACCGCGTTTGCGGCAGGTGGCGATCCCTATTCAGGGGCGCTGCGCTATCGTGGTGTTTTGCGTATTATCGGGACATTTATCGGTTGTATCGCCGCGCTGACCATCATGATCGCCACCGTTCGTGCGCCGGTTGTGATGCTGCTGCTGTGCTGCATCTGGGCAGGACTCTGCGTCTGGCTCTCTTCGCTGATCAAAGTCGAAAACTCTTACGCGCTGGGACTGGCGGGTTACACCGCGCTGATTATTGTGGTGACGGCCGACGCCAGCGGCGGCCTGACGCTGGTGCCGCAATATGCGGTAGAGCGCTGCAGTGAAATCGTACTCGGCATTCTGTGCGCCATTCTGGCGGACATGATCTTCTCACCCCGTTCGATTAAAAAAGTGATCGACGCTGAAGTCGATTCGCTGCTGGTGGCCCACTATCACCTGCTGCAACTCTGCGTCGCTCATGGCGATAAAGAAGAGGTCGATAAAGCCTGGGGCGCGCTGGTACGCCGAACCACGGCGCTGAACAGCATGCGCAGCCAGCTGATGATGGAATCGTCACGCTGGAAGAACAGCAACCGCCGTTTGCAGATGCTCAATACTCTGTCGCTAACGCTGATTACGCAGGCTGCCGAAACCTTCCTGATCCAGAATTCTCGTCCGGATTACATCCCGCCCCAGTATCGTCTGATGATTGCAAAACCGGCCATAACGGTCGAAGAGGTGCATAAGCGGATGAAGGTGATGCGGCGGGTGATTGGTGCCAGTGGCAAATCAACACCGGATACACTGACGAGCTGGGTGGGTGCCGCCACCGAATATCTGCTGCTGCTCAAAGGGATCAAAAGCAACAGCCGCATTACCTCGCTGGAAGAGGGGATCTTTCAGCGCGAAGTAGTGATTCAGGCGCGCTCCGCTGAAACCCATCATGCGATGATCAACGGTATCCGCACCTTTGTGGCGACCGCGCTGGGTTCGCTGTTCTGGCTCTATACCGGCTGGACCTCAGGCAGCGGCTGCATGGTCATGCTGGCCGTCATCACCGCACTGGCGATGCGTATGCCCAACCCGCTGATGATGGCGAAGGATTTTCTCTACGGCATGACGGTCGCGGTTCCGCTGGGTGCGCTCTATTTTATGTATGTGCTGCCCGCAACCCAGCAGAGCGCACTGCTGCTCTGCATCGCAATCGGCCTGCTGGGTTTTATCGGTGGCATCTTCATTCAGCGCCGTCAGCTCGGCACGCTGGGCGCACTGATTGGCACCCTCAACGTGCTGGTGCTCGATAACCCGATGCAGTTCCACCTTAACGTTTTCCTCGACAACGTGCTCGGCCAGGTGATCGGTTGCTTTGTGGCGATGATGGTCATCCTGCTGATTCGTGATAAATCGAAAGCGCGCACCGGTCGCAAACTGCTGAACCGCTTTATGTATGCTGCCGTCTCTGCCATGACTACCAACCAGGCGCGTCGGCGTGAAAACCATCTCCCAGCACTCTATCAGCAACTGTTTCTGCTGCTGAATCTGTTTCCGGGCGACATCAATAAATATCGCATCGCCCTGACGCTGATTATTGGTCATCAGCGGTTACGCGACGCGGAAGTGCCGGTTAATGCCGATCTCTCTGCTTATCACCGTCAGCTGCGTTACACCGCAGACCGGGTGATCTCCGCCAGCAGCGACGACAAGCGCCGTTACTACTTTGAACGTCTGCTGAAAGAGCTGGATGTCTATCAGGAAAAACTGGCCCATTACGAAGCGCCTGTCAGCGTAACGGAACCGGTAAAACGACTGGCGATGATGCTGGATAAGTACCAGAACACGCTCATCCAAATCTGA
- a CDS encoding NAD-dependent succinate-semialdehyde dehydrogenase, translating to MKSLQESELFQTGYLADGQWHQAASTFDVTNPATGERIAQVAKAGKAETEQAIAAAERAFPAWRAQTAKARAEILTRWYQLIIENKRWLGQLMTTEQGKPLKEAEGEVEYAASFIQWFAEQAKRANGEIIPPAKPGSRILATREPIGVVAAITPWNFPMAMLTRKLGPALAAGCTGIIKPANNTPLSAFALLALAKQAGVPDGVLNAVAGDTHAISDAIMASKAVRKISFTGSTQVGKLLMRNAAETMKKVSMELGGNAPYIVFDDADIDAAVQGAIANKFRNAGQVCVSVNRFYIHNAIYDRFTQQLADEVNKLKVGNGMDEGVIVGPLIEASAVEKVEQHVKDAVAKGGKLLAGGERHALGGNFWQPTVITEAHEGMQLAQEETFGPVAACFRFDDEEDVIRRANDTPFGLAAYFYTQNLQRVFRVSAALESGMIGINECAVSTELAPFGGVKESGLGREGSVLGMEEYLEVKTLHLGGLS from the coding sequence ATGAAATCATTGCAAGAGAGCGAACTGTTCCAGACCGGCTATTTAGCCGACGGCCAGTGGCATCAGGCAGCCTCCACCTTTGACGTGACCAATCCGGCAACCGGTGAGCGGATTGCGCAGGTCGCAAAAGCCGGTAAAGCTGAAACGGAACAGGCTATCGCCGCCGCAGAACGTGCCTTTCCCGCCTGGCGGGCACAGACCGCGAAAGCACGTGCTGAAATTCTCACTCGCTGGTACCAGCTGATCATTGAAAACAAGCGCTGGCTGGGACAGCTGATGACGACCGAACAGGGCAAGCCCCTGAAAGAGGCGGAAGGGGAAGTTGAATACGCCGCCAGTTTCATTCAGTGGTTTGCCGAGCAGGCGAAACGGGCCAATGGTGAGATCATTCCACCCGCCAAACCGGGTTCCCGTATTCTGGCCACTCGTGAGCCGATTGGCGTGGTGGCTGCCATTACGCCGTGGAATTTCCCGATGGCGATGCTGACCCGTAAACTGGGCCCGGCTCTGGCGGCAGGCTGCACCGGCATTATCAAACCCGCTAATAACACGCCACTCTCCGCCTTTGCCCTGCTGGCGCTGGCGAAGCAGGCGGGCGTGCCGGATGGTGTACTGAACGCCGTGGCGGGTGACACGCATGCCATCAGCGATGCGATCATGGCCAGCAAAGCGGTGCGTAAAATCTCGTTCACCGGCTCTACGCAGGTAGGCAAGCTGCTGATGCGCAATGCCGCCGAAACCATGAAAAAAGTGTCGATGGAGTTAGGCGGAAATGCCCCATACATCGTGTTCGACGACGCTGACATTGATGCTGCGGTACAGGGCGCGATTGCCAACAAATTCCGTAATGCAGGACAGGTGTGCGTCAGCGTAAACCGCTTCTATATCCACAATGCCATCTATGACCGTTTCACTCAGCAACTGGCTGACGAAGTGAATAAGCTGAAGGTGGGCAACGGCATGGACGAGGGCGTAATTGTCGGACCATTGATTGAAGCGTCGGCGGTGGAAAAGGTTGAGCAGCACGTAAAAGACGCGGTAGCAAAAGGCGGCAAATTACTGGCGGGTGGCGAGCGGCATGCGCTGGGCGGTAACTTCTGGCAGCCGACCGTGATTACCGAGGCGCACGAAGGTATGCAGCTGGCGCAGGAAGAGACGTTTGGTCCGGTGGCCGCCTGCTTCCGCTTTGACGATGAAGAGGATGTCATCCGCCGCGCCAACGATACCCCGTTTGGCCTCGCCGCATACTTTTACACCCAGAATCTGCAACGGGTGTTCCGAGTGTCAGCTGCGCTGGAAAGCGGCATGATCGGGATTAACGAGTGTGCTGTTTCCACCGAGCTGGCACCGTTTGGTGGTGTGAAAGAGTCGGGGCTGGGCCGCGAAGGTTCGGTTCTCGGTATGGAAGAGTATCTGGAGGTCAAAACGCTGCACCTGGGCGGTTTGAGCTAG
- a CDS encoding barstar family protein codes for MKIERFDFNEIVDQAHFFRQFAERFALEERRICDLDGLWDVVTGDLLPMPLEIEFVNLGRGQRRRYGALILLFDEAEEELEGRLHFNVR; via the coding sequence ATGAAAATCGAGCGTTTTGATTTTAATGAAATTGTCGACCAGGCCCATTTCTTCCGCCAGTTTGCCGAGCGATTTGCGCTGGAGGAGCGCCGCATCTGCGATCTGGATGGACTATGGGATGTGGTGACGGGCGATCTGTTACCGATGCCGCTGGAGATTGAGTTCGTCAATCTGGGCAGGGGACAGCGACGGCGCTATGGCGCGCTGATTCTGTTATTTGATGAAGCAGAAGAGGAGCTGGAAGGCCGGCTGCACTTTAATGTCAGATAA
- the yhcN gene encoding peroxide/acid stress response protein YhcN: MNIKTTIATVSLLSVMAFGASAAQLVTGDQTQNLQPAGTVSISGTAGAPMDYRAELSQKADEQGASAYKVIEARTGDNYHITAQLYK, from the coding sequence ATGAATATCAAAACAACCATCGCTACAGTCAGTCTGCTTTCCGTTATGGCGTTCGGCGCCTCAGCTGCACAGCTGGTAACCGGCGACCAGACGCAGAACCTGCAGCCTGCGGGCACCGTAAGTATCAGTGGAACCGCGGGCGCACCTATGGATTACCGCGCTGAGCTTTCACAGAAAGCGGATGAACAGGGTGCAAGCGCCTATAAAGTGATTGAAGCGCGCACCGGTGATAACTATCACATCACCGCACAGCTTTATAAGTAA
- a CDS encoding YdgH/BhsA/McbA-like domain containing protein: MKMKLAIAALSLASLFSAGASAASLVSNEQAQDLQTMNQTISIGGRNGDQTHIRQVLSEKADAQGASHYRIIENNQDNTWHVTAELYK, from the coding sequence ATGAAAATGAAATTAGCGATTGCCGCACTGAGCCTGGCATCCCTGTTCTCAGCAGGCGCCAGTGCAGCCAGCCTGGTATCCAATGAACAGGCTCAGGATCTGCAGACAATGAATCAGACCATCAGCATTGGTGGACGTAACGGCGACCAGACGCATATTCGTCAGGTGCTGTCAGAGAAAGCCGATGCACAGGGCGCAAGCCACTATCGCATCATCGAGAACAACCAGGACAACACCTGGCATGTTACCGCTGAGCTTTATAAATAA
- the yhcN gene encoding peroxide/acid stress response protein YhcN, with amino-acid sequence MNVKTTIAALSILSALSFGAVAAESINASQAQDLQAVGTISVSGVSGSPMDIRQQLSDKADQQGAKAYRVIEAYNNGNYHATAALYN; translated from the coding sequence ATGAACGTTAAAACTACCATCGCTGCCCTGAGCATTCTCTCTGCCCTGTCATTTGGTGCTGTGGCAGCAGAATCTATCAATGCTTCTCAGGCTCAGGATCTGCAGGCTGTCGGCACCATCAGTGTCAGCGGCGTATCGGGTTCACCAATGGATATCAGGCAGCAACTCAGCGACAAAGCCGATCAGCAGGGCGCAAAAGCCTATCGCGTGATTGAGGCCTACAACAACGGCAATTATCACGCTACCGCCGCACTGTACAACTAA
- the argR gene encoding transcriptional regulator ArgR has product MRNPSKQDDLIKAFKALLKEEKFSSQGEIVQALQDEGFENINQSKVSRMLTKFGAVRTRNAKMEMVYCLPAELGVPTTTSPLKNLVLDIDYNDALVVIHTSPGAAQLIARLLDSLGKSEGILGTIAGDDTIFITRARDFTVKQLHSAILNLFEQEL; this is encoded by the coding sequence ATGCGAAACCCATCGAAACAAGACGATCTGATCAAGGCCTTCAAAGCCTTATTAAAAGAAGAAAAATTCAGTTCCCAGGGCGAAATTGTTCAGGCGCTTCAGGATGAGGGCTTTGAAAATATCAATCAGTCCAAAGTCTCGCGGATGCTGACTAAGTTTGGTGCAGTGCGCACCCGCAATGCCAAGATGGAGATGGTCTATTGCCTGCCTGCTGAGCTGGGTGTGCCGACTACCACCAGCCCGTTGAAAAACCTGGTACTGGATATCGACTACAACGATGCGCTGGTCGTGATTCATACCAGTCCGGGCGCAGCTCAGCTGATTGCACGCCTGCTGGATTCACTGGGTAAGTCAGAAGGGATTCTTGGCACCATTGCAGGCGATGACACGATCTTCATCACCCGTGCGCGCGACTTTACGGTTAAGCAGCTGCACAGCGCAATCCTCAACCTGTTTGAACAGGAACTCTGA
- the mdh gene encoding malate dehydrogenase, which translates to MKVAVLGAAGGIGQALALLLKTQLPAGSELSLYDIAPVTPGVAVDLSHIPTAVAIEGFSGEDATPALQGADVVLISAGVARKPGMDRADLFNVNAGIVRNLIEQVATTAPKALIGVITNPVNTTVAIAAEVLKKHGVYDKNRLFGVTTLDIIRANTFVAALKGKQPDQVEVPVIGGHSGVTILPLLSQVNGVSFSEQEVADLTKRIQNAGTEVVEAKAGGGSATLSMGQAAARFGLSLVRALKGEANVVECAYVEGDGEHARFFSQPLLLGKNGIAERKPIGTLSAFEQQALSGMLDTLKKDIAQGEEFVKQ; encoded by the coding sequence ATGAAAGTTGCCGTTCTCGGTGCCGCTGGCGGCATAGGCCAGGCGCTCGCACTTCTGCTCAAAACCCAGCTTCCCGCAGGTTCAGAACTCTCACTGTATGACATCGCGCCGGTTACGCCTGGCGTTGCCGTTGATCTCAGCCATATCCCGACTGCCGTTGCTATTGAGGGCTTCAGTGGGGAAGACGCGACACCCGCCTTGCAGGGTGCCGATGTGGTACTGATTTCCGCAGGTGTGGCACGTAAGCCCGGTATGGATCGCGCTGACCTGTTTAACGTTAACGCCGGCATCGTCCGGAACCTGATCGAGCAGGTTGCCACCACGGCGCCTAAAGCGTTGATTGGCGTCATTACTAACCCGGTCAATACCACCGTTGCTATCGCGGCAGAAGTGCTGAAAAAACACGGCGTTTACGACAAAAACCGTCTGTTCGGCGTGACCACGCTGGATATCATCCGCGCCAATACCTTTGTGGCCGCGCTGAAAGGCAAGCAGCCTGATCAGGTGGAAGTTCCGGTGATTGGCGGTCACTCTGGCGTGACCATTCTGCCGCTGCTGTCGCAGGTTAATGGCGTCAGCTTCAGCGAGCAGGAAGTTGCGGATCTGACCAAGCGCATTCAGAACGCCGGCACCGAAGTGGTGGAAGCCAAAGCGGGTGGCGGATCGGCCACGCTGTCGATGGGCCAGGCGGCGGCACGTTTCGGTCTGTCTCTGGTTCGTGCGCTGAAAGGCGAGGCGAATGTGGTGGAGTGTGCTTACGTGGAAGGCGATGGCGAACATGCCCGCTTCTTCTCTCAGCCGCTACTGCTGGGTAAAAACGGGATTGCTGAACGCAAACCGATTGGCACCCTCAGCGCTTTCGAACAGCAGGCGCTGTCAGGCATGCTGGATACGCTGAAAAAAGATATCGCCCAGGGTGAAGAGTTCGTTAAGCAATAA